In Persephonella sp., a single window of DNA contains:
- a CDS encoding YkvA family protein, with protein sequence MKNFNFDEEKLKKFVEENIPKVTEKDIQRVLDKEKELRKKFQGNTPLGQFVKDLKILFSMIKDYANGLYREIPWLSIAAIVFALLYVLSPVDFIPDFIPGVGYVDDAFVMGLVLMMIKEDLYRYREWKVQSELKNSTQGGGENIT encoded by the coding sequence ATGAAAAACTTTAACTTTGACGAGGAAAAACTTAAAAAGTTTGTTGAGGAGAATATCCCTAAGGTTACCGAGAAAGATATACAGAGGGTTTTAGATAAAGAAAAGGAACTCCGTAAAAAGTTTCAGGGCAATACTCCTCTGGGGCAGTTTGTTAAAGACTTAAAAATTTTGTTTTCTATGATAAAAGATTATGCTAACGGCTTATATAGAGAAATACCCTGGTTATCTATCGCTGCAATAGTATTTGCTCTCTTGTATGTTCTATCTCCCGTAGATTTTATACCTGATTTTATCCCCGGAGTTGGGTATGTAGATGATGCCTTTGTTATGGGACTTGTCCTGATGATGATAAAAGAAGATTTATACAGATATAGAGAGTGGAAAGTCCAGAGTGAGCTTAAAAACTCTACGCAGGGAGGGGGAGAAAATATAACATAA
- a CDS encoding SAVED domain-containing protein, with product MGELLKYKNKPERLKEILRSGAVEPKEVDELYQLLNDKTTSNEIKFLIWTQIKKREDLFDIEKLSKLLKTSELNTKKIFKSTPIEVKFPIALNNKGELATAYIIPLPKPIDTLTFSSNLEIRQALSTIKQLLKTKKHQIQNFFVVFDRDFTGKSFMLAVTAGLLLPEENIKNFAFTGVVNEEGEIFEVSYIPQKEEIAKSHNLKLITPDSLDKIDELIYWLGDKPVDIPFVYLVKRPPQETTIALNKIEKKIKKKEKDFSINGLKNILGIERKDLAISYENSLPAITPEQLSEENEWIKQVLNFEEKLKNIYSKVDLKKRVLHIGLSVPISLAMGLGIKLGTKKPVLVYHYQSDEYIPVIDLSTTAKLRKIKYIRKNIQKQMKNIEVEIPENIESWENVAVAIWLASHSPYGDVQNYLETTGRNWPLIKIESREFQGDIPLPQDFEDIPEDYWIRYVSEIYSVLNVLKVKYQIQKYHFFLSVPVPIAFALGMAIGHFWDGYVYNFNFNASAPEDKYYPVFDIKDSRLKSIF from the coding sequence TTGGGGGAATTATTAAAGTATAAAAATAAACCAGAAAGGCTTAAAGAGATTTTAAGAAGCGGAGCCGTTGAACCAAAAGAAGTAGATGAACTATATCAGCTTCTAAATGATAAAACCACCTCTAATGAAATTAAATTCTTAATATGGACACAAATAAAAAAAAGAGAAGATTTATTTGATATAGAAAAACTTTCTAAACTTCTAAAAACTTCAGAGCTAAACACTAAAAAAATATTCAAATCAACACCAATAGAGGTAAAATTCCCAATTGCTTTAAACAATAAAGGAGAACTTGCAACAGCCTATATAATACCTCTCCCGAAACCGATAGATACATTAACTTTTTCGTCAAATTTAGAAATAAGGCAGGCTTTAAGCACTATAAAACAACTGCTGAAAACTAAGAAACACCAAATTCAAAACTTTTTTGTAGTTTTTGACAGAGATTTCACCGGAAAATCCTTTATGCTGGCAGTTACAGCAGGTTTATTGCTTCCTGAAGAAAATATAAAAAATTTTGCTTTTACCGGAGTGGTTAACGAAGAGGGAGAAATATTTGAGGTTTCATATATTCCTCAAAAAGAAGAAATTGCCAAATCACATAATCTTAAACTTATAACTCCGGATAGCCTTGATAAAATAGACGAACTTATTTACTGGCTTGGAGATAAACCTGTAGATATTCCTTTTGTCTATTTGGTAAAAAGACCACCACAGGAAACAACCATAGCATTAAATAAAATAGAGAAGAAAATAAAGAAAAAGGAAAAGGATTTTTCTATTAATGGTTTGAAAAATATTTTAGGTATTGAAAGAAAAGATTTAGCTATTTCTTATGAGAATTCCCTTCCAGCTATAACGCCAGAACAACTCTCAGAAGAAAATGAATGGATTAAGCAGGTTTTGAATTTTGAGGAAAAATTAAAAAATATCTATTCAAAAGTAGATTTAAAAAAAAGAGTGTTGCATATAGGTTTATCTGTTCCTATATCTCTGGCAATGGGGCTTGGAATAAAATTGGGAACCAAGAAACCTGTTTTAGTTTATCATTACCAATCAGATGAGTATATTCCTGTTATAGATTTATCTACGACCGCAAAACTGAGAAAAATAAAATATATTCGCAAAAATATACAAAAACAGATGAAAAATATAGAAGTTGAAATACCAGAAAATATAGAGAGCTGGGAAAACGTAGCTGTTGCTATCTGGCTGGCAAGTCATAGTCCTTATGGAGATGTTCAAAATTATCTTGAGACTACTGGAAGAAATTGGCCTTTAATAAAGATTGAGTCAAGGGAATTTCAGGGTGATATTCCTTTGCCTCAGGATTTTGAGGATATTCCTGAGGACTACTGGATTAGATATGTATCAGAGATTTATTCTGTCCTTAATGTGCTTAAGGTGAAATACCAGATTCAGAAATATCACTTTTTCCTTAGTGTTCCTGTTCCGATTGCTTTTGCATTGGGAATGGCTATTGGACACTTTTGGGATGGGTATGTTTATAACTTCAACTTTAATGCTTCAGCACCGGAAGATAAATACTATCCGGTTTTTGATATAAAAGATAGCAGACTAAAAAGTATTTTTTAA